The stretch of DNA TCGGGCAGCCTTCTTCCCATCCCGGACCAAACATAAAATGGTAGATGATCAACTGGCTCTTGCCGCCGAAAAGGTCGGCCAGCGTCTCTTTGCCAGCGGGCCCTTCGAAAGCATAATTCTTTTCGACCTTCACCCACGGCAGTTCGCGGCGCAGCTGGCTTATCTGGTCGCGCTGCCGGGTAAATTCTTTTTCTTTGCGCAGCAGCTCCTTGCGGGCCGCGAGCCACTCCGCGCTGGAAACGATCTGGTGGTCTTCAATTGCATTCTTTACTGTCAGTTCTGCCATGATGCTTTCTCCTGAAATAATTTTGGTTAAGGGCCGGTGAGGCACGGGCCGCGTTGCAGGTTTGGCGGCCTAGTTCTTCTTTTTCTTCTTTGAACTAGTCCCGAGTTCAGTGTTTCCTTGTTCTGCCAGTTCCTTGATCCCCAGCAGGTGGCTTGACCATACTTCCTGAAAGGGGCTCACCCATCGCTCATAAATCTGGCGGATGGGAAAAACGTTCAGCGAGTTCACCCGTTGACGGCCCTCTTCCCGCGTGTGGACAAGCTCGGCTTCACGCAGCGCGTCCAGATGTTTCATTACCCCAAAGCGGGTGAGGTGCGGGAACGCGTCCACAATCTCAGTGGTGGTGAGCGGTCGGTCGCGCAGCAGATCGAGAATCGATCGCCGCGTAGGATCCGCTAATGCCTTCCACACTGGATCAAGCTTGTCCTGGGGGCCTGGAGCGATTCTGGGCACGTGGTTTACTCAGC from Terriglobia bacterium encodes:
- a CDS encoding metalloregulator ArsR/SmtB family transcription factor; protein product: MAPGPQDKLDPVWKALADPTRRSILDLLRDRPLTTTEIVDAFPHLTRFGVMKHLDALREAELVHTREEGRQRVNSLNVFPIRQIYERWVSPFQEVWSSHLLGIKELAEQGNTELGTSSKKKKKN